One stretch of Corynebacterium imitans DNA includes these proteins:
- a CDS encoding YczE/YyaS/YitT family protein, translating to MMGGTALVTTSQLGTPPVSSPVYAMTLIGGLSFGGWTFALNLILIAAQWLMLRQDFPRRYWLQLPALFIGSASLDGWMYLFHPLASDNYAAQVALVAVGLVFLGFGVSILATANAVFLPGEGFVATVATLRRKPFYKVKLIFDITCVAIAVVLSILWVGNFEAAREATIVSALTLGFIVGACTPLAKRMVKPVE from the coding sequence ATGATGGGAGGCACAGCGCTTGTCACCACCAGCCAATTGGGTACGCCACCTGTGTCTTCGCCCGTCTATGCGATGACGCTGATCGGCGGCCTAAGCTTCGGGGGGTGGACGTTTGCGCTTAACCTCATCCTCATCGCCGCGCAGTGGCTCATGCTGCGTCAAGATTTTCCGCGAAGGTACTGGCTCCAGCTCCCGGCACTATTTATTGGGAGTGCGAGTTTGGATGGGTGGATGTACCTGTTTCACCCCTTGGCGTCCGACAACTACGCCGCCCAAGTCGCACTCGTCGCAGTGGGCCTCGTATTCCTTGGCTTCGGCGTGTCCATCCTCGCCACCGCAAATGCGGTGTTCTTGCCGGGGGAGGGGTTCGTGGCCACCGTTGCGACGCTGCGGCGCAAACCCTTCTACAAGGTCAAGCTCATTTTCGACATCACGTGCGTCGCCATCGCCGTGGTGCTTTCCATCCTCTGGGTGGGCAATTTCGAGGCTGCCCGCGAGGCCACGATCGTCTCGGCGCTTACTCTCGGTTTCATCGTCGGCGCCTGTACGCCGCTGGCTAAGCGGATGGTCAAGCCGGTCGAATAA
- a CDS encoding alpha/beta fold hydrolase, which produces MSTVNIPDYTTDPFFGLEDKWIETAPGELTHYHELGEGEPILFLHGSGTGVTAAANWWLNLPQISEVGRTIAIDSIGYGQSITAPGTEYGIREWVRHAVRVLDALGIEKTWIVGNSLGGWLAFQFALDFPERLSGIISMGTGGAKLTKALKGHSNPTLTEEGIRDTLELFVVDKSLVTDELVKLRYESALNDTASDRLKEVVAARDRDRDALPLDFDKLAELEIPVLLIHGMQDAVIPVSRTWDLVQTIPNADAHLFSQTGHWSQVERSEEFNQVIIEWLKRHF; this is translated from the coding sequence ATGTCTACCGTGAACATTCCGGACTACACCACCGACCCGTTCTTCGGCCTGGAGGACAAGTGGATTGAAACTGCACCGGGCGAGCTCACCCACTACCACGAACTCGGCGAGGGCGAGCCGATCCTCTTCCTGCACGGCTCCGGCACCGGCGTGACCGCTGCCGCGAACTGGTGGCTGAACCTGCCGCAGATCTCCGAGGTCGGCCGTACTATCGCCATTGACTCCATTGGCTACGGCCAGTCCATCACTGCTCCCGGCACCGAGTACGGCATCCGCGAGTGGGTCCGCCACGCAGTGCGCGTGCTGGACGCTCTGGGCATCGAGAAGACCTGGATCGTGGGTAACTCCCTCGGCGGCTGGCTCGCCTTCCAGTTCGCACTCGACTTCCCGGAGCGTCTGTCGGGCATCATTTCGATGGGGACCGGTGGTGCGAAGCTGACCAAGGCGCTGAAGGGCCACTCGAACCCGACCCTGACTGAGGAGGGCATCCGCGACACGCTGGAGCTCTTCGTCGTGGATAAGTCCCTGGTCACCGACGAGCTGGTCAAGCTGCGTTACGAGTCCGCACTCAACGACACCGCGAGCGACCGCCTGAAGGAGGTCGTCGCCGCACGCGACCGCGACCGCGACGCGCTCCCGCTTGACTTCGACAAGCTCGCCGAGTTGGAGATCCCGGTGCTGCTGATTCACGGCATGCAGGATGCGGTCATCCCCGTTTCCCGCACGTGGGACCTGGTGCAGACCATCCCGAACGCGGATGCGCACCTCTTCTCCCAGACCGGTCACTGGTCCCAGGTTGAGCGCAGCGAGGAGTTCAACCAGGTGATCATCGAGTGGCTGAAGCGCCACTTCTAA
- a CDS encoding 2-keto-4-pentenoate hydratase: protein MSNATEKNEQAVREAAAALIDAYETGNPIPPLRNSFEGMDIADAYRVQKAQIPALTEKWGEIVGRKVGLTSLAMQKQLGVDSPDFGFFTEAQLYRDDARIAADTFISPKVEPEFAFLLNKELSGGNTTRADVAEAIESVHAAIEIIDSRIKDWDITLPDTIADNASCGAVAISEAPLEVAIEALNATTCSLLIDGTVTGTGKGEDVLGDPLEAVAWLANILHEQGDVLAAGQWVLPGSITSAAPVDAGSSATADFGSLGTLTIHF from the coding sequence ATGAGCAACGCAACTGAGAAGAACGAGCAGGCTGTCCGCGAGGCTGCGGCCGCGCTCATTGACGCATATGAAACCGGTAACCCGATTCCACCCCTGCGCAATTCCTTCGAGGGCATGGACATTGCGGATGCCTACCGCGTGCAGAAGGCACAGATCCCGGCGCTTACCGAAAAGTGGGGCGAGATTGTCGGCCGCAAGGTCGGACTGACTTCCCTGGCGATGCAGAAGCAGCTGGGCGTCGACTCCCCGGACTTTGGTTTCTTCACCGAGGCTCAGCTCTACCGCGATGACGCACGCATCGCCGCAGACACCTTCATCTCGCCGAAGGTGGAGCCGGAGTTCGCGTTTCTGCTGAACAAGGAGCTTTCCGGCGGCAACACGACGCGCGCCGACGTCGCGGAGGCGATCGAGTCCGTCCACGCCGCGATCGAGATCATCGATAGCCGCATCAAGGACTGGGACATCACGCTGCCGGACACGATTGCGGATAACGCCTCGTGCGGCGCGGTGGCTATCAGCGAGGCACCGCTCGAGGTCGCCATCGAGGCCCTCAATGCAACCACGTGCTCGCTGCTTATCGACGGCACCGTGACCGGCACCGGCAAGGGCGAGGACGTCCTCGGCGACCCGCTTGAAGCCGTCGCGTGGCTGGCGAACATCCTGCACGAGCAGGGCGACGTGCTCGCGGCAGGCCAGTGGGTCCTTCCCGGCAGCATCACCAGCGCAGCCCCCGTGGATGCGGGAAGCTCCGCCACCGCCGACTTTGGCAGCCTCGGTACCTTGACCATTCACTTCTAA
- a CDS encoding acetaldehyde dehydrogenase (acetylating), with protein sequence MTERPFTAAIVGSGNIGSDLLIKLLERSELINPTYMIGIDPESDGLKRAADKGLTVSAEGVDWLLDLPKDELPDFVFEATSAGAHAANAPRYREAGIHAVDLTPAAVGPYVCPPVNLDAVDDVWNVNMITCGGQATTPIVAAISSVVDVEYAEIVASISSKSAGPGTRANVDEFVETTSRALEEVGGAKKGKAIIILNPAEPPVMMRNTVYAGVPAEAAVPGELRDKITASVEAMVANVQQYVPGYKLTADLQFEEAQERWGGMARVTALVQVRGAADYLPDFAGNLDIITSAATKTGDLLAQKILDGSNNKEGN encoded by the coding sequence GTGACCGAACGCCCGTTCACCGCCGCGATCGTCGGCTCCGGCAATATCGGTTCAGACCTGCTGATCAAGCTGCTCGAGCGCAGCGAGCTGATCAACCCCACCTACATGATCGGCATCGATCCTGAGTCCGACGGGCTGAAGCGCGCCGCGGACAAGGGGCTTACCGTCTCTGCCGAGGGCGTCGACTGGCTGCTGGACCTGCCGAAGGACGAGCTTCCGGACTTCGTCTTCGAGGCGACCTCCGCTGGCGCGCACGCGGCGAACGCGCCGCGCTACCGCGAGGCGGGCATCCACGCCGTGGACCTCACCCCCGCCGCGGTCGGCCCGTACGTCTGCCCGCCGGTGAACCTGGATGCGGTGGACGATGTGTGGAACGTGAACATGATTACCTGTGGTGGTCAGGCCACTACCCCGATCGTTGCCGCTATCTCCTCGGTCGTTGACGTGGAGTACGCGGAGATCGTCGCTTCGATTTCTTCCAAGTCGGCTGGCCCCGGCACCCGCGCCAACGTGGACGAGTTCGTGGAGACCACGTCCCGCGCGCTCGAAGAGGTTGGTGGTGCCAAGAAGGGCAAGGCCATCATCATCCTCAACCCGGCCGAGCCGCCGGTGATGATGCGTAACACCGTCTACGCCGGTGTGCCCGCGGAAGCGGCCGTGCCTGGTGAACTGCGTGACAAGATTACTGCTTCCGTCGAGGCCATGGTGGCAAACGTGCAGCAGTACGTGCCCGGCTACAAGCTCACGGCTGACCTGCAGTTTGAAGAAGCCCAGGAGCGCTGGGGCGGCATGGCGCGCGTGACTGCGCTGGTGCAGGTTCGCGGTGCTGCCGACTATCTGCCGGATTTCGCCGGCAACCTGGACATCATCACCTCCGCAGCGACCAAGACTGGTGACCTGTTGGCACAGAAGATTCTTGACGGCTCCAACAACAAGGAAGGGAACTAA
- a CDS encoding bifunctional 3-(3-hydroxy-phenyl)propionate/3-hydroxycinnamic acid hydroxylase, protein MGVVNADVDVLVIGTGPVGLALANLLGIRGVSVAVMEKRDQLIDYPRGVGLDDESMRTIQAMGLAKEFLPYTIPHHIMRLVDGAGNVILTNNPQGEPYGWPRKFGFLQPLADKASFEGLSRFPHVTTTFGRELVKIEEVAGGVRATFEHVRGEEGEERTGEQETITAKYLVGCEGGRSFTRKWMGTEFEGKSPSTRWVVVDVNNDPLGAPNVYLGADPNRPYVSIGLPHGVRRWEFMLFDDEPTEKVEDNAFIEELLSEHIPEGTKLDVIRRRVFTHHGRMARSFRKGNVLIAGDAAHLMPVWMGQGYNSGIRDVTNLSWKLAGVLQGKFSPALLDTYDVERRDHAKAMIDLSMTFGTVIKPTDKKVAFARDTAAKLMNLSPRVKEYFADMKFKPVPRYGRGAVVDQATLKPGEADRSNDPSRRPRIITSRVAVNKMSPVGLQLIQPKVEYNGAEVLLDDALGLNHAMVSWGVDPARLFTSEQLAELAAAEIKLVCAVSPTQVEWAKQYVSEDTEVVSDITGALKGFFDTRAVGTVLVRPDRFVAAAMLNAQAGQAWEAYKRAASVRAYPKSTEN, encoded by the coding sequence ATGGGTGTAGTGAATGCAGACGTCGATGTATTGGTCATTGGTACCGGTCCCGTCGGTCTTGCTCTGGCAAACCTGCTCGGCATCCGCGGAGTCTCTGTCGCGGTGATGGAGAAGCGTGACCAGCTCATCGACTACCCGCGCGGCGTGGGCCTTGATGATGAGTCCATGCGCACCATCCAGGCGATGGGGCTGGCCAAGGAATTTTTGCCCTACACCATTCCCCACCACATCATGCGGCTTGTCGACGGTGCCGGCAACGTCATCCTCACCAACAACCCGCAAGGCGAGCCCTACGGCTGGCCCCGCAAGTTTGGCTTCCTCCAGCCGCTCGCGGACAAGGCATCCTTCGAGGGCCTGTCCCGCTTCCCGCACGTCACCACCACCTTTGGCCGCGAGCTGGTCAAGATCGAAGAGGTCGCCGGCGGCGTGCGCGCAACCTTCGAGCACGTACGTGGCGAGGAAGGCGAGGAGCGCACCGGCGAGCAAGAGACCATCACCGCGAAGTACCTCGTAGGCTGCGAGGGCGGCCGCTCGTTTACCCGCAAGTGGATGGGCACCGAGTTCGAAGGAAAGTCGCCCTCAACACGCTGGGTCGTCGTCGACGTGAACAACGATCCGCTCGGCGCACCGAACGTCTACCTCGGCGCGGACCCGAACCGTCCCTACGTCTCCATCGGCCTGCCACATGGCGTCCGGCGCTGGGAGTTCATGCTTTTCGACGACGAGCCCACCGAAAAGGTCGAGGACAACGCCTTCATCGAGGAGCTGCTCTCCGAGCACATCCCAGAAGGCACCAAACTGGACGTAATCCGTCGTCGCGTGTTCACCCACCACGGCCGCATGGCGCGCAGCTTCCGCAAGGGCAACGTGCTCATCGCCGGTGATGCGGCCCACCTCATGCCCGTGTGGATGGGGCAGGGCTACAACTCCGGTATCAGGGACGTCACCAACCTGTCGTGGAAGCTCGCGGGCGTCCTGCAGGGCAAGTTCAGCCCCGCACTGCTTGATACCTACGATGTCGAGCGCCGCGACCATGCCAAGGCCATGATCGATTTGTCCATGACCTTCGGCACGGTGATTAAGCCGACTGACAAGAAGGTAGCCTTCGCGCGCGACACGGCGGCGAAGCTGATGAACCTGTCGCCGCGGGTCAAAGAGTACTTCGCGGATATGAAGTTCAAGCCGGTGCCACGCTACGGCCGCGGTGCCGTGGTTGATCAGGCAACGCTCAAGCCTGGCGAGGCGGATCGCTCGAACGACCCGTCGCGTCGCCCGCGGATTATCACCTCGCGTGTTGCGGTGAACAAGATGTCGCCGGTGGGATTGCAGCTTATCCAGCCGAAGGTGGAGTACAACGGCGCGGAAGTGCTGCTCGATGACGCGCTGGGTCTCAACCACGCGATGGTGAGCTGGGGCGTGGACCCGGCCCGGCTGTTTACATCCGAGCAGCTTGCAGAGCTGGCTGCAGCCGAGATCAAACTGGTCTGCGCTGTCAGCCCGACGCAGGTCGAGTGGGCAAAGCAGTACGTGTCGGAAGACACCGAGGTTGTCTCGGATATCACTGGCGCACTCAAGGGCTTCTTTGACACCCGCGCAGTCGGCACCGTGCTGGTCAGGCCCGACCGCTTCGTTGCAGCGGCGATGCTCAATGCCCAGGCGGGTCAAGCATGGGAGGCGTACAAACGTGCAGCGAGCGTCCGCGCATACCCAAAGAGCACGGAAAACTAA
- a CDS encoding AMP-binding protein — protein sequence MIVYGVQQDPNDVDVNPCTQLCRHERHFRDRIALHYEGQTFTYAEFTKEVRRWAAHFVDAGVNSGDRIGYIGQNSRSFLFAMFGAWWIGAAFMPFNFRLSAPETAKLFLLGTPHTVVVEGSHVGKAKSVFGIEKHHVVVVDDDPAAPVDEEIPLFWSVTSKFTDEGTESLRKPGARTMQDLALLLFTSGTTGLPKGAELSFGNLWWNSINVDTLVDTRPGDTSLAVAPMFHVGALNSFAIRSFFRGNTLVVQRAFNPQTTLALLEEHRIGSVFMVPAMLSAIAQTEEFGSADLSNLRAIICAGAPVPPALIKQYGEKDINIQQAWGLTETAPFATYLPADMTKSKLGSCGFPMPHTQVKLMDPDTGEQIKEPGRHGEMWVKGPNVALGYWNNPEMTQKSYTAGWFHSGDIGYVDEDGFYYVVDRLKDLIISGGENVYPAEVERILAEDPSFTRSAVVGEFDEKWGEKIVAVIERIDDSEITLERVRDHCSRHLARYKLPSKVVIVDELPRNPGGKLDKLFLRQAVREGTIGEVVS from the coding sequence ATGATCGTGTATGGCGTTCAGCAAGATCCCAATGATGTGGATGTCAACCCGTGTACTCAACTCTGTCGGCATGAGCGGCACTTCCGTGACCGCATTGCCCTGCACTACGAGGGCCAGACATTCACCTACGCCGAGTTCACCAAAGAGGTGCGCCGCTGGGCCGCGCACTTTGTCGACGCCGGCGTAAACAGCGGCGACCGCATCGGCTACATCGGACAGAACTCCCGTTCCTTCCTCTTCGCCATGTTCGGCGCGTGGTGGATCGGCGCAGCATTCATGCCGTTTAACTTCCGCCTCTCCGCACCGGAGACCGCGAAGCTCTTCCTCCTGGGTACCCCACACACCGTGGTGGTTGAGGGTTCGCACGTGGGCAAGGCGAAATCCGTCTTCGGTATTGAGAAGCACCACGTCGTGGTTGTCGACGATGACCCGGCAGCTCCGGTCGATGAAGAAATCCCGCTGTTCTGGTCAGTGACCTCCAAGTTCACCGACGAGGGCACAGAGAGCCTGCGCAAGCCCGGCGCTCGCACGATGCAGGACCTCGCTCTGCTGCTGTTTACCTCCGGCACAACCGGCCTGCCCAAGGGCGCTGAGCTCTCCTTCGGCAACCTGTGGTGGAACTCCATCAACGTGGACACGCTCGTGGATACCCGCCCTGGCGACACCTCGCTGGCCGTGGCACCGATGTTTCACGTCGGCGCACTGAATTCCTTTGCCATCCGTTCCTTCTTCCGCGGCAACACGCTCGTGGTCCAGCGTGCCTTCAACCCGCAGACCACGCTCGCACTGCTGGAAGAACACAGGATTGGATCGGTGTTTATGGTTCCGGCGATGCTGTCTGCCATTGCGCAAACGGAAGAATTCGGTAGCGCCGATCTTTCCAACCTGCGTGCAATTATCTGCGCTGGCGCGCCTGTGCCGCCCGCACTGATTAAGCAGTACGGTGAGAAGGACATCAACATCCAGCAGGCATGGGGTTTGACCGAAACTGCCCCGTTTGCCACCTATCTGCCGGCGGACATGACCAAGTCGAAGCTGGGATCCTGCGGCTTCCCGATGCCCCACACCCAGGTCAAGCTCATGGACCCCGACACCGGTGAGCAGATCAAGGAGCCGGGCCGCCATGGCGAGATGTGGGTGAAGGGCCCGAACGTCGCGCTGGGCTATTGGAATAACCCGGAAATGACGCAGAAGTCCTACACCGCCGGGTGGTTCCACTCGGGCGACATCGGCTACGTCGACGAGGACGGTTTTTACTACGTCGTCGACCGCCTTAAGGATCTGATCATCTCCGGTGGCGAGAATGTCTACCCCGCCGAGGTCGAGCGCATCCTAGCCGAAGACCCTTCCTTCACCCGCAGCGCCGTCGTCGGCGAGTTCGACGAGAAGTGGGGCGAGAAAATCGTCGCGGTCATCGAGCGTATCGACGACAGCGAAATCACCCTCGAGCGCGTCCGCGACCACTGCTCGCGCCATCTCGCCCGTTACAAACTGCCGTCGAAGGTGGTCATTGTGGATGAGCTGCCCCGCAACCCCGGCGGCAAGCTGGACAAGCTCTTCCTGCGCCAAGCAGTGCGCGAAGGCACGATCGGGGAGGTCGTCTCGTGA
- a CDS encoding PaaI family thioesterase, with translation MSFIDDWNAMYEKVHDVKETLQLYPIEGNKEVVKLGMPLTQAVSQPAGMFSAPALFGLADLSATWLAMQQVPKGVFPLAVASSINVVSNVNSGDAISTSRIVRAGRTIIVTDTEIHSAETGKLLAKISCTYSLPPQKK, from the coding sequence ATGAGTTTTATCGACGACTGGAACGCCATGTACGAGAAAGTGCATGACGTCAAAGAGACCCTGCAGCTGTACCCCATCGAGGGCAACAAAGAGGTAGTCAAGCTCGGCATGCCGCTGACCCAGGCGGTCTCGCAACCGGCTGGCATGTTCTCCGCGCCGGCACTGTTCGGCCTGGCCGACCTGTCCGCCACGTGGCTGGCCATGCAACAGGTGCCGAAGGGCGTCTTCCCGCTCGCGGTCGCCTCGAGCATCAACGTGGTCTCCAACGTGAACTCGGGCGATGCCATCTCCACCTCGCGCATCGTCCGCGCAGGCAGGACGATCATTGTCACCGACACGGAGATTCACTCCGCGGAGACCGGCAAGCTGCTGGCCAAGATCAGCTGCACCTACTCACTGCCGCCTCAGAAGAAATAG
- a CDS encoding 3-carboxyethylcatechol 2,3-dioxygenase, which produces MAVKLVAMSHSPLLGYNDPGEEVKQEMEGSFEKVREFVKDYDPDLIINFAPDHYNGFFYDHMPPFCVGFQSLGVGDYDSQEGFLDTPEELAQDLAQFIMDNEVDVAISRRMEIDHGAVQPMEIIYGDIAAKPVIAVYVNGLARPFVPMKRVRLLGKAIGAWAAAQDKKILLISSGGLSHDPPVPQWVTADEKARKLMLNGRYPTPEARAERQERVISTGRKFAAGEMTNILDLNPEWDREFMRRCASGDPTAFDSYTVEGMDREAGHSSHEVRTWVAGFSALAEATGGDYEIEFEYYRAIKEYIAGFGIMLAN; this is translated from the coding sequence ATGGCAGTCAAACTCGTGGCAATGTCGCACTCGCCACTGCTGGGTTACAACGACCCTGGCGAGGAGGTGAAGCAGGAGATGGAGGGCAGCTTTGAAAAGGTCCGCGAGTTCGTCAAGGACTACGACCCGGACCTGATCATCAACTTTGCCCCGGACCACTACAACGGCTTCTTCTACGACCACATGCCGCCGTTCTGCGTGGGCTTCCAGTCCCTCGGCGTCGGCGACTACGACTCGCAGGAGGGCTTCCTGGACACGCCGGAGGAGCTGGCGCAGGACCTCGCCCAGTTCATCATGGACAACGAGGTCGACGTGGCGATCTCGCGCCGTATGGAGATCGACCACGGCGCGGTGCAGCCCATGGAGATCATCTACGGCGACATCGCGGCCAAGCCCGTGATCGCTGTCTACGTCAACGGCCTCGCGCGTCCTTTCGTGCCGATGAAGCGCGTACGCCTGCTGGGCAAGGCGATTGGTGCGTGGGCGGCTGCGCAGGACAAGAAGATTCTGCTCATCTCCTCCGGCGGCCTGTCCCACGACCCGCCGGTGCCGCAGTGGGTGACTGCCGATGAGAAGGCCCGTAAGCTCATGCTCAACGGCCGCTACCCCACCCCGGAGGCACGTGCTGAGCGCCAGGAGCGCGTCATTTCTACCGGCCGCAAGTTCGCCGCCGGTGAGATGACCAACATCTTGGATCTGAACCCCGAGTGGGACCGCGAGTTCATGCGCCGCTGCGCGTCCGGGGACCCCACGGCATTCGACTCCTACACCGTCGAGGGCATGGACCGCGAGGCAGGCCACTCCTCGCACGAGGTGCGCACCTGGGTTGCAGGCTTCTCGGCTTTGGCTGAGGCAACGGGCGGCGACTACGAGATTGAGTTCGAGTATTACCGAGCCATCAAGGAATACATTGCCGGTTTCGGCATCATGCTGGCTAACTAA
- the dmpG gene encoding 4-hydroxy-2-oxovalerate aldolase, whose protein sequence is MSFTTFEHKPPYKVRVNDTTLRDGSHAVTHQFTVEQVRDVTRALDAAGVQVIEVAHGDGLGGSTFNYGFSGTNEMDLISAAVEEAKNAKIAALALPGLATLHDVTEAKERGIKMLRVATHCTEADISPAYFEHARNLGLETAGFLMLSHMASPQKLAEQARIMADGGCQCVMVVDSAGHLILEEVSERVDALVQELGDDAQVGYHGHQNLSVGVANSVLAVRAGAKQIDGSLAALGAGAGNSPTEILAAVFERFDIETGLDTNKLLDAAEDIVRPLMTRVPIMDRPSVVQGKAGVYNSFLIHAERAAERYGVPAAEILEEVGRRKLVGGQEDMIIDVAVALQKERSA, encoded by the coding sequence ATGAGCTTCACCACTTTTGAGCACAAGCCTCCGTACAAGGTGCGGGTCAACGACACCACGCTTCGCGACGGCTCCCACGCAGTTACCCACCAGTTCACCGTTGAGCAGGTCCGCGATGTCACGCGCGCGCTCGATGCCGCTGGCGTCCAGGTGATTGAGGTTGCCCACGGCGATGGCTTGGGCGGTTCTACCTTCAACTACGGCTTCTCCGGCACCAACGAGATGGACCTCATCTCTGCGGCCGTCGAGGAAGCAAAGAACGCGAAGATCGCGGCACTGGCGCTGCCGGGCCTGGCCACCTTGCACGACGTCACCGAGGCCAAGGAACGCGGTATCAAGATGCTGCGTGTGGCCACCCACTGCACCGAGGCGGACATCTCCCCGGCCTACTTCGAGCACGCCCGCAACCTCGGCCTGGAGACCGCTGGCTTCCTCATGCTGTCCCACATGGCAAGCCCGCAGAAGCTGGCTGAGCAGGCTCGCATCATGGCTGACGGCGGCTGCCAGTGCGTGATGGTCGTCGATTCCGCTGGCCACCTCATCTTGGAGGAGGTCTCCGAGCGCGTTGATGCGCTGGTGCAGGAGCTTGGCGACGACGCGCAGGTCGGTTACCACGGCCACCAGAACCTTTCCGTGGGCGTGGCCAACTCCGTGCTGGCTGTTCGCGCGGGTGCGAAGCAGATCGACGGCTCGCTCGCCGCACTGGGTGCCGGTGCCGGTAACTCCCCCACTGAGATTCTCGCCGCCGTCTTCGAGCGCTTCGATATCGAGACCGGCCTTGATACCAACAAGCTGCTCGACGCAGCAGAGGACATCGTTCGTCCGCTGATGACGCGCGTGCCGATCATGGACCGTCCGTCGGTCGTGCAGGGCAAGGCTGGTGTCTACAACTCCTTCCTCATCCACGCCGAGCGCGCCGCTGAGCGCTACGGTGTTCCGGCTGCGGAGATCCTGGAAGAGGTTGGTCGCCGCAAGCTCGTCGGTGGTCAGGAAGACATGATCATCGATGTTGCCGTGGCGCTGCAGAAGGAGCGCTCCGCCTAA
- a CDS encoding IclR family transcriptional regulator, protein MSSEVPALDLGEKRSSTAKVMDILKVLAEDPLGAVGVTELASRAQLSKSTVHRILQELLVADSVEQVENQYILAPWLVSQLNPRDTNRSRELRELLTPFLGQIYALTQQTTHLAVLNGLEVLYLNKLTGRDPLASPSRAGGRAPTYCTGVGKVLLAYNPNAANAVLNSHLIPWTPHTITSPEQLKQELVEIRETGFGYDREEIRPGLTCIAAPIHGKQSTVAALSISGQAGKFNHAEYAGVLESVCAAASRALKI, encoded by the coding sequence ATGTCTTCGGAAGTCCCAGCACTCGATTTGGGAGAAAAGCGCAGCTCTACTGCGAAGGTGATGGACATACTCAAGGTCCTGGCAGAGGATCCGCTCGGGGCGGTGGGAGTCACCGAGCTTGCATCCCGTGCGCAGCTTTCCAAGTCCACGGTGCACCGCATCCTCCAAGAACTGCTCGTCGCGGACTCTGTGGAGCAGGTGGAAAACCAGTACATTCTGGCACCATGGCTGGTATCCCAGCTCAACCCCCGGGACACGAACCGCTCACGCGAGCTGCGCGAGCTACTCACCCCGTTCTTGGGCCAAATCTACGCGCTCACGCAGCAGACCACGCACCTCGCGGTGCTCAACGGGCTGGAGGTCCTCTACCTGAACAAACTGACTGGCCGCGACCCGTTGGCCAGCCCGTCGCGCGCCGGTGGACGAGCACCCACCTATTGCACGGGAGTGGGCAAGGTACTGCTGGCCTACAACCCCAATGCGGCAAACGCGGTGTTAAACAGTCACCTGATTCCCTGGACGCCACACACCATTACCTCCCCGGAGCAGCTGAAGCAGGAGCTGGTGGAGATCAGGGAAACTGGCTTTGGCTACGACCGGGAGGAGATCCGTCCCGGTCTGACTTGCATCGCTGCTCCGATCCACGGCAAGCAAAGCACTGTAGCTGCGCTGTCTATCTCTGGTCAGGCTGGGAAATTCAACCACGCCGAGTACGCCGGCGTGTTGGAATCGGTCTGCGCCGCAGCGTCGCGGGCGCTGAAGATCTAG
- a CDS encoding SDR family NAD(P)-dependent oxidoreductase has product MVEGQKVLITGGASGLGKALAARFVDEGASVSIVDLDLDRARETAEAINPDKVLPLAADVRDPASLHAAVDEHIATYGELDTVIPNAGIWDFYRSFTRLSGEEIAALFDEVMAVNVKGYLLTAEATWRHLLKTNGSIIFTLSNSAFYAAGGGPSYTASKFAARGLVIQLAYELAPKIRVNGVAVGGMRTSLSGPASSGLDDRSVSEIFDRRPNGSNPYIPLHDISLDPATFTGSYVLLASPQDAGNITGHIINVDGGIAARGFAKSAGGDDL; this is encoded by the coding sequence ATGGTCGAGGGACAAAAGGTACTGATTACGGGTGGCGCCTCGGGGCTGGGCAAGGCGCTCGCCGCACGATTCGTCGACGAAGGCGCGAGCGTGAGCATCGTCGACCTCGATTTGGACCGCGCGCGCGAGACTGCTGAAGCAATCAACCCCGACAAGGTGTTGCCGCTGGCCGCGGACGTGCGCGACCCGGCGTCGCTGCACGCGGCGGTGGATGAGCACATTGCCACGTACGGCGAGCTTGACACCGTGATCCCCAACGCCGGGATCTGGGACTTCTACCGCTCCTTTACCCGACTCAGCGGCGAGGAGATCGCGGCGCTTTTCGACGAGGTCATGGCCGTCAACGTCAAGGGCTACCTGCTCACCGCGGAGGCGACGTGGCGGCACCTGTTGAAGACCAACGGGTCGATCATTTTCACGCTCTCCAACTCGGCGTTCTACGCCGCGGGCGGCGGGCCGTCCTACACCGCATCGAAGTTCGCGGCACGCGGCCTGGTGATCCAGCTCGCCTACGAACTGGCACCGAAGATCCGCGTCAACGGTGTCGCGGTGGGCGGGATGCGCACGTCGCTCTCTGGCCCAGCCAGCAGCGGCTTGGACGATCGCTCGGTCTCCGAGATCTTCGATCGCCGACCCAATGGTTCCAATCCCTACATTCCGCTCCACGATATTTCGCTTGATCCAGCGACCTTCACCGGGTCCTACGTCCTGCTTGCATCTCCGCAGGACGCGGGCAATATCACCGGGCACATTATCAACGTCGATGGCGGCATCGCCGCCCGAGGATTCGCAAAATCTGCAGGAGGCGATGACCTATGA